The Zingiber officinale cultivar Zhangliang chromosome 2A, Zo_v1.1, whole genome shotgun sequence genomic sequence TTGACCAGAGATTGTGAAAGGGAACCTTAGATTTGGGTTAAGCAAGTTACGTTGGGTAATTGATCAGGTGATCAATTGAGACCTGTGCCAATCGAGCAGAGCGCATCTCTTCGCAAAGTGCATAGTGAATTGATAAAGTGATCGATTCACCCTAAACCCAAtcaatcaagtgatcgattggaaGTTGGTTTTCACGAAGCACAGTGTATTGCATTAtactgaatcgattgggaagaattccaatcgattgaggatatTGCGAgaggcttaatcgattaagcttggTCGCgaacgaacagagagcttctgaattgattaggtgatcgattgaagctgctTGATCGATTGAGTAATTGATAGGGAGAAGCTTACGAGTGAAGAGAGGGTTTCATAATCGATTGGGTGATTGATTAAGTAGGTCTATAATTGATTGGTTAATTGATTAAGTGACTAAGAAAAGAGCCGTTGTGAGGTTTGGACGGCTGGATGTGCTCGGATTAGGGTaagaccaatcgattgagagtcctAATCTATAGAATATAAAGGCGATGCCGAAAATTCAAACACAACAACTTCTTCTCCAATTCTTTCCGCCAAtttttgaaggttcttggaacaAATGCATTTCCAAACATCAAGAAGCGATCCACAACAACAAGAGATCAAAAGCAGAGGTTCCTCATTGTAGTATTCATTTATTTGTTCTTATTTTATCTTTTGTTATATTTCTCGTGAATTTTTGTGTTGGAGTTTGTACAAAACTTCTCTGTCTCCTAAAAGGAGGATTTCATAGTGTATTGTGAATGAGGAGAGtgaacccttggattagtcatctcaaaaagatggatatcaagtaaaatcaAGGATGTTAAAATTTACTTTGATGTTAGagtttacttttaatttttcactGTAACAAATGATTGACAAAACAATTGAAACTAATCACCCTCTAACTAGTCGACGTGTCCTAACGGGACTCTCTCTCACACTCTCTTCGACTATATCATACTCCcactttcttcttcctccatTAGATTTATATCTCAAGTTAAAGTACTTTAACTTGAACGTTGAAATAGTCTATCAAAATTCCTCCTTAATGATATTGTAACCTTCTATTGAACCACTCTTCAGGCCCTCTCATCTTCTACACCTATAATCTCCGGAGAGCATCCACGTCAAACCCATTCACTGACTGATAGCTCGACTATCTACGTCATTTAGCCGGAGCGTAGACCCGGACTACTGCTACAAATTTTTTGGTTTTGATGCCCAACAACATCACATCTAGACCTTTGATCATCACGCACAAAATTTGATGTTTCATCTTTCTAATATATGAACAAGcacaacaaatacaaatacgaaagaaAACACTGCcccaactcctttaggttgcaGGAACGACAACCTCATTCATTCATCTCCTGATACCATGGACGCCGAGAGTCGACATGCTTTAACATGGATATCAATCAAACGCCTTGCCAATTTTCAGCAACGGTGATCGAGACCCAAACATCTGTTCGAGGAGCATCACAATGGTCATCGCCACTGAGGCATCAAATCCTGGCTGCACGACCAGGTGGAAGACGTCGAGCCCGAAAGAAACGCCCTTGGCCGGCTCCTTCCTCTTGATCTCCGCCATTGGCCTTCGCTCACCGTCGAGGACGGCGCAGCGGCGCTGCGAGTAGGACCCTTCGATCTTGTAGGCGCGGCGCGACTTGGCGCCGGAGGCACAGGGAGTGACCCGAGCCAGTGCTCCGGAATGGAGAGGGTTAACGTCCCTCTTCACCACGAACCGAGGATCGGCATCGTCCTCTCCTTCGTAGATCATCCACTGCTCTCCTAGGCTTAACTTCTGCACAGGAGGAGTCCCAAGCACCAGAGCAATTGATGTTAGGGATCtgatttcagaaaaaaaaaaatcgtcgGGAATCAACGAGGAATTGGGGGAGAAAACCTAGCCCTTTTTGAGGGAATAACGCATACCTTTCTTCGGATCGTTAGCAGCGGCTTGCCGGCGCCGTCCATCAGCACCACCTCCTTCTTGCTCCCGGAAGCGTAGTTATCGACTCTGAACGCCAAGTTCCCCTTGGCATCAAACACCGCGAACCCATTCCCGTTGAAGAGGAGCGACCGCCGCCACACGGTCAGCAGCACAGAGGCTGCCGCCCCGGCCTCCCCCGGCGCCGGTTCCGCGATCTCGATGCAGGATACCGCACCAGGCTCACCCAGATCGACGCCTTTAGGGTGCACCCTCGCCATCGCCGCCGGCACTGCTCGAGAAGACGAGGCAAAGTTAGCTGGTTCTGAATCGGGAAGAGGGCACCTCGTTTCGTCATTTATACCCCCAAACGGTCCCAGACGATCCGAATTGCGTCACCCCCGCAACATCCTCTAACTTACCCATTTTCGTACCCGCGTCGCCGC encodes the following:
- the LOC122044437 gene encoding protein LURP-one-related 8-like; its protein translation is MARVHPKGVDLGEPGAVSCIEIAEPAPGEAGAAASVLLTVWRRSLLFNGNGFAVFDAKGNLAFRVDNYASGSKKEVVLMDGAGKPLLTIRRKKLSLGEQWMIYEGEDDADPRFVVKRDVNPLHSGALARVTPCASGAKSRRAYKIEGSYSQRRCAVLDGERRPMAEIKRKEPAKGVSFGLDVFHLVVQPGFDASVAMTIVMLLEQMFGSRSPLLKIGKAFD